One window of Aliarcobacter lanthieri genomic DNA carries:
- a CDS encoding DUF2798 domain-containing protein encodes MIDKKYEKYVFAILMGSIMSFIMSFIISFINLGFIDGFFLKWMEAFFKAAVCAIPIISIVAPRVKKIVEKIIRD; translated from the coding sequence ATGATAGATAAAAAATATGAAAAATATGTTTTTGCTATTTTAATGGGGAGTATTATGAGTTTTATAATGAGCTTTATAATATCTTTTATTAATTTAGGATTTATTGATGGTTTTTTTCTAAAATGGATGGAAGCATTTTTTAAAGCCGCTGTTTGTGCTATCCCAATTATTTCTATTGTTGCCCCAAGAGTTAAAAAAATTGTTGAAAAAATAATAAGAGATTAA
- a CDS encoding YceI family protein, producing the protein MKNKILLSLLAFGLISSLNAYELNGNLIVKWTGYKLASKVGVSGTFNKINFDIKKSDNLSEFLKSSKVKIESNSLESNDPTRNSNITSTLFSLASANFIEGEISSVDEKNKTLILDVIMNGIKKSTTMTYEINDESIVAKGVIDILDFDMKKSYEAFTKICGALHENVSYSDVNIEFTIPFK; encoded by the coding sequence ATGAAAAATAAAATTTTACTATCACTTTTGGCTTTTGGTTTAATCTCAAGCCTTAATGCTTACGAATTAAATGGAAATTTAATTGTAAAATGGACTGGATATAAATTAGCTTCAAAAGTTGGTGTTTCTGGAACATTTAATAAAATAAATTTTGATATTAAAAAATCAGATAATTTATCTGAGTTTTTAAAAAGTTCAAAAGTAAAAATAGAGTCTAATTCATTAGAATCAAATGATCCAACAAGAAATTCTAATATTACTTCTACACTATTTTCTCTAGCTTCTGCAAATTTTATAGAAGGAGAAATATCTAGTGTAGATGAAAAAAATAAAACACTAATTTTAGATGTTATTATGAATGGTATAAAGAAATCTACTACAATGACTTATGAAATAAATGATGAAAGTATAGTAGCAAAAGGAGTTATAGATATTTTAGATTTTGATATGAAAAAATCTTATGAAGCATTTACTAAAATTTGTGGTGCATTACATGAAAATGTATCTTATTCAGATGTAAATATTGAATTTACAATACCTTTCAAATAA
- a CDS encoding low molecular weight protein-tyrosine-phosphatase has product MSKSILFVCLGNICRSPLAHGIAQDYINKNKLDIIVDSAGTGSWHIGEAPCENSIKVAHLNGVNISKQRARQVKKDDFKNFDFIVALDDNNLRDLKNLGYANPLKLGDYGYEGDCVPDPYYFKNFEDFKNVYSMIEKCVINLIKVTI; this is encoded by the coding sequence ATGAGTAAATCAATACTTTTTGTATGTTTAGGAAACATTTGTCGTTCTCCTTTAGCTCATGGAATCGCACAAGATTATATAAATAAAAATAAACTTGATATTATTGTAGATAGTGCAGGAACAGGCTCTTGGCATATAGGTGAAGCTCCTTGTGAAAATTCTATAAAAGTAGCACATTTAAATGGTGTTAATATATCAAAACAAAGAGCAAGACAAGTAAAAAAAGATGATTTTAAAAACTTTGATTTTATTGTAGCTCTTGATGATAATAACTTAAGAGATTTAAAAAATTTAGGATATGCAAATCCTTTAAAACTTGGTGATTATGGATATGAAGGAGATTGTGTCCCAGATCCATATTATTTTAAAAATTTTGAAGATTTCAAAAATGTTTACTCAATGATTGAAAAGTGTGTAATAAATCTAATAAAAGTTACCATTTAG
- a CDS encoding methyl-accepting chemotaxis protein, producing MFFSNKEDKLQLKVIDQNYASIVFKNDGTVIKANKIFLDTMGYTLNEIVGKHHSMFCDKKFVESNQYKEAWDILNRGKSITSEFKRIKKDGDAVFLRASYMPIADDSGKVYQVMKLAQNITEKRLKDLFYLGQVNAINKSQAVIEFDMQGTVLNANKNFLDIFGYSLEEIIGKNHSTFCDEKYKTSNEYQEFWKKLNRGEYDANEYLRITKNRQQVWIQGSYNPILDLDGDPFKVVQYATDITLKKTTMFSIGKEIEELTKSLQHLKNASLTMVHEAKITMEGSQEVTVSIEELNQAVQELSNKIEIMLSSITNIFNTTSESEKVISELKNQSNETTIAMNRLNEESIKIGDTINVITQIAFQTNILSLNAAVEAATAGEAGKGFAVVAGEVRNLASRSNDAAKDITSAIGFIQSLVRNSLDSIHNIDSKVDEISSMSFQISSSMSEQKTISNELASTALETSQTLNQITNNMVRVSNSASSTDKEAEKTKDNSNELIEVSNRLIDTLKVLN from the coding sequence ATGTTTTTTTCAAATAAAGAAGATAAACTTCAACTCAAAGTTATTGACCAAAATTACGCTTCTATCGTATTTAAAAATGATGGAACTGTTATAAAGGCAAATAAAATCTTCTTAGATACAATGGGTTATACTTTAAATGAGATTGTAGGAAAACATCATAGTATGTTTTGTGATAAGAAATTTGTTGAAAGTAATCAATACAAAGAGGCTTGGGATATTTTAAATAGAGGTAAATCTATAACTTCTGAATTTAAAAGAATAAAAAAAGATGGTGATGCTGTATTTTTAAGAGCATCATATATGCCAATTGCTGATGATAGTGGAAAAGTTTATCAAGTTATGAAACTAGCACAAAATATTACAGAAAAGAGATTAAAAGATTTGTTCTACCTTGGACAAGTAAATGCTATAAATAAATCTCAAGCTGTTATAGAATTTGATATGCAAGGTACAGTTTTAAATGCAAATAAAAATTTCCTAGATATTTTTGGTTATTCACTTGAAGAAATTATTGGTAAAAATCATAGTACATTTTGTGATGAGAAATATAAAACATCAAATGAATATCAAGAATTCTGGAAGAAATTAAATCGTGGAGAATATGATGCCAATGAATATCTACGAATTACAAAAAATAGGCAACAAGTTTGGATACAAGGAAGCTATAATCCTATTTTAGATTTAGATGGTGATCCTTTTAAGGTTGTACAATATGCTACAGATATAACTTTGAAGAAAACTACAATGTTTAGTATAGGAAAAGAGATTGAAGAACTTACTAAATCTCTACAACATTTAAAAAATGCTTCTTTAACAATGGTACATGAAGCAAAAATAACTATGGAAGGCTCTCAAGAGGTAACTGTTTCAATTGAAGAATTAAATCAAGCAGTTCAAGAATTATCAAATAAAATAGAAATTATGTTATCTTCAATTACAAATATTTTTAATACAACTTCAGAAAGTGAAAAAGTAATTTCAGAATTAAAAAATCAATCAAATGAAACTACTATAGCTATGAATAGACTAAATGAAGAATCAATCAAAATTGGTGATACAATAAATGTTATCACACAAATTGCATTTCAAACAAATATATTAAGTTTAAATGCAGCAGTAGAAGCAGCAACTGCGGGAGAAGCTGGAAAAGGTTTTGCTGTTGTTGCAGGAGAAGTAAGAAATCTTGCTTCTAGATCAAATGATGCTGCAAAAGATATAACATCTGCTATTGGATTTATACAATCTTTAGTAAGAAATTCTCTTGATTCTATACATAATATTGATAGTAAAGTTGATGAAATAAGCTCTATGTCATTTCAAATATCAAGTTCAATGAGTGAACAAAAAACAATCTCAAATGAATTAGCTAGTACAGCTTTAGAAACAAGCCAAACTCTAAATCAAATTACAAATAATATGGTAAGAGTTTCAAATAGTGCAAGTAGCACAGATAAAGAAGCTGAAAAAACAAAAGATAATTCAAATGAGCTAATAGAAGTTTCAAATAGACTTATTGATACATTAAAAGTACTTAATTAA
- a CDS encoding AEC family transporter, whose amino-acid sequence MSIFFTLLGKIIPLYISIILGFLSTYILKCDKETVAKILLYLLSPLIIFNAALNVNLSASILFLPIFFFLFSSILSFLLLAYFKRVYSDNTANLLAFSTSTGNTGNIGIPLAILFLEPSMVDVFIFTVLASLLYQNSVGYYITAKGNFSAKQSLLKMLKLPVLYAFILGIICNLLEIKLPEVFENYNEYLKGAYTVFGMMIVGMGLEHIRTNGSFDIKFISYAMFIKFILWPAVVLAFIFIDKTYIHFLNDGLYTVMFLFSIVPLAGNTVTVATLLNVKPQMMSIALFISTVISLFYIPLILYLYMN is encoded by the coding sequence GTGTCAATATTTTTTACTCTTTTAGGGAAAATAATCCCTTTATATATAAGTATTATTTTAGGGTTTCTAAGTACATATATTTTAAAATGTGATAAAGAAACTGTAGCAAAAATTCTACTTTATCTTTTATCTCCACTAATTATTTTTAATGCAGCTTTAAATGTAAATTTAAGTGCTTCAATACTTTTTTTACCAATATTTTTCTTTTTATTTAGTTCTATTTTAAGCTTTTTACTTTTAGCATATTTCAAAAGAGTTTATAGCGATAATACTGCAAATTTACTAGCTTTTAGCACCTCAACTGGAAATACTGGAAATATAGGAATTCCTTTAGCTATTTTATTTTTAGAACCAAGTATGGTTGATGTTTTTATATTCACTGTTTTAGCTTCACTTTTATATCAAAACTCTGTTGGATACTATATAACTGCAAAAGGAAATTTTAGTGCAAAACAAAGTCTTTTAAAAATGTTAAAACTTCCAGTTTTATATGCATTTATTTTAGGAATTATTTGTAATTTACTAGAGATAAAATTACCAGAAGTTTTTGAAAACTACAACGAATATTTAAAAGGTGCTTATACTGTTTTTGGTATGATGATAGTTGGAATGGGACTTGAACACATAAGAACAAATGGTTCTTTTGATATAAAATTTATATCTTATGCAATGTTTATAAAATTTATTTTGTGGCCTGCTGTAGTTCTTGCTTTTATTTTTATAGATAAAACTTATATTCACTTCTTAAATGATGGTTTATATACTGTTATGTTTTTATTTTCTATTGTTCCACTTGCGGGAAATACTGTAACAGTTGCTACTTTGTTAAATGTAAAACCACAAATGATGAGTATAGCTTTGTTTATTTCAACTGTTATTTCACTATTTTATATTCCATTAATTTTATATCTTTATATGAATTAA
- a CDS encoding rhomboid family intramembrane serine protease: MKFSKKDFTATNVIIFITVVAYIIQINVSQGNLLFGLNLYFLIGGFYWQPLTSMFSHGGIAHLGMNMFVLWQFGNLIEQARGKKRFITLYLVTGILTSLLSFLYIFYIDIQVNLVGASGAICAILGYIAYFDKRQRSGIITWILLISVAPLLIGLPIAWYAHFIGLAIGFIYAIIEKRFFPLVVYR; the protein is encoded by the coding sequence ATGAAATTTTCAAAAAAAGATTTCACTGCTACAAATGTGATTATTTTTATCACAGTTGTGGCTTATATAATTCAAATAAATGTTTCTCAAGGGAATCTTTTATTTGGTTTAAATCTATACTTTTTAATTGGTGGATTTTACTGGCAACCACTTACTTCAATGTTTTCACATGGAGGAATAGCACACTTAGGTATGAATATGTTTGTTTTATGGCAATTTGGAAATTTAATAGAACAAGCTCGAGGTAAAAAAAGATTTATAACTTTATATTTAGTTACTGGTATTTTGACTTCGCTTTTATCTTTTTTATATATTTTTTATATAGATATTCAAGTAAATTTAGTTGGAGCAAGTGGTGCTATATGTGCTATTTTAGGCTATATTGCATATTTTGATAAAAGACAAAGAAGCGGGATTATAACTTGGATTTTACTTATTTCTGTTGCTCCACTTCTAATAGGACTTCCAATAGCTTGGTATGCTCATTTTATAGGGCTTGCTATAGGATTTATTTATGCAATTATTGAAAAAAGATTTTTTCCATTAGTAGTTTATAGATGA
- a CDS encoding DMT family transporter has protein sequence MKNLSFDIKLIALISIVLLFFASNSVLARMAISTQNIDAFSFTFLRIVSAMLVLFVIFFYKNKNLKISLKTNYLSGFMFFLYAICFSYSYINMLAGVGTLILFAVVQLTMIILALFFNEKLTLNKIIGITIAFGGLVYLLYPKSDFTISYFHTFLMFLSGFGWAVFSVLGKKSKNTTLNATDSFFKATIFTIIFAIFYIVFIGNDFKLDFVTSIMAITSGSITTAFGVFLWYTILPRIEIVTASIVQLIVPIMAIFLSIIFLGESLTFELLFSTINILVGIFIALYKKTN, from the coding sequence ATGAAAAATCTTAGTTTTGATATAAAATTAATAGCTTTAATTTCTATAGTTTTACTATTTTTTGCTTCAAATTCAGTTTTAGCTAGAATGGCTATATCTACACAAAATATTGATGCTTTTTCTTTTACCTTTTTACGAATAGTCTCAGCAATGTTAGTACTTTTTGTAATATTCTTTTATAAAAATAAGAATTTAAAAATATCTCTTAAAACAAACTATCTAAGTGGTTTTATGTTTTTTTTATATGCAATTTGTTTTTCATATTCATATATAAATATGCTTGCAGGTGTTGGAACTTTGATTTTATTTGCTGTTGTTCAGCTAACTATGATTATTTTAGCTCTATTTTTTAATGAAAAACTAACTCTTAATAAAATTATTGGAATAACGATAGCCTTTGGAGGACTTGTATATCTTTTATATCCAAAAAGTGATTTTACTATCTCATATTTTCATACTTTTTTGATGTTTTTATCTGGGTTTGGTTGGGCAGTTTTTAGTGTTCTTGGAAAGAAATCAAAAAATACAACTTTAAATGCAACAGATAGTTTTTTTAAAGCTACTATTTTTACTATAATTTTTGCTATTTTTTATATAGTTTTTATTGGGAATGATTTTAAACTAGATTTTGTTACATCTATTATGGCTATAACTTCAGGTTCAATAACAACTGCTTTTGGAGTATTCCTTTGGTATACAATTTTACCAAGAATTGAGATTGTAACTGCAAGTATAGTTCAATTAATAGTACCAATAATGGCAATATTTTTAAGTATTATATTTCTTGGTGAAAGTCTTACTTTTGAGCTTTTATTTTCAACTATTAATATACTTGTAGGAATTTTTATAGCTTTGTACAAAAAAACAAATTAA
- a CDS encoding SufE family protein: MSIKQRVEDIKEDLDFFDDELAKYEYIIDLGKKLPPFDDKNKTPQNIVHGCTSQVWLICEKKDDKLFFYGTSDAIIVKGLVYIILDIFSNSTIAELKEVDMDIIRELNLSEVITPNRQSGVIGMIKKIKEYALNS; encoded by the coding sequence ATGAGTATCAAACAAAGAGTAGAAGATATTAAAGAAGATTTAGATTTTTTTGATGATGAATTAGCAAAATATGAATATATTATAGATTTAGGGAAAAAACTTCCACCTTTTGATGATAAAAATAAGACTCCACAAAATATAGTTCATGGTTGTACTTCTCAAGTTTGGTTAATATGTGAAAAAAAAGATGATAAACTATTTTTTTATGGCACAAGTGATGCTATTATTGTAAAAGGTTTAGTATATATTATTTTAGATATTTTTTCAAATTCTACTATAGCAGAGTTAAAAGAAGTTGATATGGATATTATAAGAGAGTTGAATTTAAGTGAAGTTATAACTCCAAATAGACAAAGTGGAGTTATTGGAATGATAAAAAAAATAAAAGAGTATGCATTAAACTCTTAA
- the lon gene encoding endopeptidase La gives MELANYGNFPQTIPLIIEDEVFLYPFMITPLFLNKEENIKAVENAIEFNRLVMVTVSKSLKEGKREKDSFYDVGVVGNVMRKISLPDGKVKVLFQGVAKAKIIDFVPTQNIFATVDILADEISNEESIKSLIAILLDNIKKLSKLNNKFPVDLIKAIEENDDAARVADLISSVLKLKKDEAYKIFSNTNLEQRILDIIEVVKKEIESYKIQKEITQKVNSKIEKTHKDYFLKEQIKAIQKELGADNQKEEEIKSYKKRLKDKKCFMGKEAYKETKKQIEKLSRMNPDSPDASLLQTYVEQVLDIPFGEYANEKISVASVEKQLNKDHYSLEKAKERIAEYFAVKQLLEQRKIEDLKSKGTVLCFVGPPGVGKTSLANSISQALQRPLVRVALGGMEDVNELRGHRRTYVGAMPGRLIKGLIDAKKMNPVIVLDEIDKLGANHRGDPAAVMLEILDPEQNHEFRDLYLNFPIDLSQVIFVSTANDIRRIPAPLRDRMEFIELNSYTPNEKYHIAKDYLIPQELEKHGLQKSEVSLSKATIELIISKYTREAGVRNLRRVFSKIFRKVVKLILQNPEITKVTIGTKDLKEYLDNPIFEIEPADKIDVVGVSNGLAWTSVGGDILKIEAIKLKGKGSLNVTGNLGDVMKESSRISYSVVKHLIDKNILKIDEKIIPKFVKEEEENSKIDSSEVYKRYDIHLHIPEGATPKDGPSAGITMALTLASVLSERKIKSDVAMTGELTLSGKVLPIGGLKEKLIAAYKAKIKKVLIPRKNFDRDLDDIPTEVKDSLEIKVVDTIEDVLKEALI, from the coding sequence ATGGAATTAGCAAATTATGGTAATTTTCCACAAACTATACCATTGATTATCGAAGATGAGGTATTTTTATACCCATTTATGATTACACCACTTTTTTTAAATAAAGAGGAAAATATAAAAGCGGTTGAAAATGCGATAGAGTTTAATCGGCTTGTGATGGTTACTGTTTCAAAATCATTAAAAGAGGGGAAAAGAGAGAAAGACTCTTTTTATGATGTTGGAGTTGTAGGAAATGTTATGAGAAAGATATCTTTACCTGATGGTAAAGTAAAAGTATTATTTCAAGGAGTTGCTAAAGCTAAAATTATAGATTTTGTGCCAACACAAAATATTTTTGCAACTGTTGATATTCTTGCAGATGAAATATCAAATGAAGAGAGTATCAAATCTTTAATTGCAATTTTACTAGATAATATTAAAAAACTTTCAAAACTAAATAATAAGTTTCCAGTTGATTTAATAAAAGCAATAGAAGAAAATGATGATGCAGCAAGAGTTGCAGATTTAATTTCATCTGTTTTAAAACTAAAAAAAGATGAAGCTTATAAGATTTTTTCAAATACTAATTTAGAACAAAGAATTTTAGATATTATAGAAGTTGTAAAAAAAGAGATTGAATCATATAAAATCCAAAAAGAGATAACACAAAAAGTAAATTCTAAAATTGAAAAAACTCATAAAGATTATTTTTTAAAAGAACAAATAAAAGCTATACAAAAAGAGCTTGGTGCTGATAATCAAAAAGAAGAAGAGATAAAATCTTATAAAAAAAGATTAAAAGATAAAAAATGTTTTATGGGTAAAGAAGCTTATAAAGAAACAAAAAAACAAATAGAAAAATTAAGTAGAATGAACCCTGATTCTCCTGATGCTTCTCTTCTTCAAACATATGTTGAACAAGTTTTAGATATACCTTTTGGAGAATATGCAAATGAAAAAATATCAGTTGCAAGTGTTGAAAAACAGTTAAATAAGGATCACTACTCACTAGAAAAAGCAAAAGAGCGAATTGCTGAATATTTTGCAGTAAAACAACTTTTAGAACAAAGAAAAATAGAAGATTTAAAATCAAAAGGTACAGTTTTATGTTTTGTAGGACCTCCTGGTGTTGGTAAAACTTCTTTAGCAAACTCTATTTCACAAGCTCTTCAAAGACCACTTGTAAGAGTTGCTCTTGGTGGAATGGAAGATGTAAATGAACTTAGAGGACATAGAAGAACTTATGTTGGAGCAATGCCTGGAAGATTAATCAAAGGATTAATTGATGCTAAAAAGATGAATCCAGTTATTGTTTTAGATGAGATTGATAAATTAGGAGCAAATCATAGAGGAGATCCAGCAGCCGTTATGCTTGAGATTCTTGATCCAGAACAAAATCATGAATTTAGAGATTTATATTTAAACTTTCCTATTGATTTATCACAAGTTATTTTTGTATCAACTGCAAATGATATACGAAGAATTCCAGCACCATTAAGAGATAGAATGGAGTTTATAGAACTAAACTCTTATACTCCAAATGAAAAATATCATATTGCAAAAGATTATTTAATTCCACAAGAGCTTGAAAAACATGGGCTTCAAAAAAGTGAAGTTAGTTTAAGCAAAGCAACTATTGAATTAATTATTTCAAAATATACAAGAGAAGCTGGAGTTAGAAATTTAAGAAGAGTTTTCTCTAAAATATTTAGAAAAGTTGTAAAACTTATTTTACAAAATCCAGAGATTACAAAAGTTACAATAGGAACAAAAGATTTAAAAGAATATTTGGATAATCCTATTTTTGAGATAGAACCAGCAGATAAAATAGATGTTGTTGGAGTTTCAAATGGTTTGGCTTGGACTAGTGTAGGTGGAGATATTTTAAAAATAGAAGCAATCAAATTAAAAGGAAAAGGTTCTTTAAATGTAACTGGAAATTTAGGTGATGTTATGAAAGAGTCATCAAGAATTTCATATTCTGTAGTAAAACATTTAATTGATAAAAATATTCTAAAAATTGATGAAAAAATTATTCCAAAATTTGTAAAAGAAGAAGAGGAAAATTCTAAAATTGATAGTAGTGAAGTATATAAAAGATACGATATTCACTTACATATTCCAGAAGGTGCAACACCAAAAGATGGACCAAGTGCAGGTATAACTATGGCTTTAACTTTAGCATCAGTTTTAAGTGAAAGAAAAATAAAATCTGATGTTGCAATGACTGGAGAACTAACTTTAAGTGGAAAAGTTTTACCTATTGGTGGCTTAAAAGAGAAATTAATTGCTGCATATAAAGCAAAAATTAAAAAAGTTTTAATTCCACGTAAAAATTTTGATAGAGATTTAGATGATATTCCAACAGAAGTAAAAGACTCTTTAGAAATAAAAGTAGTTGATACAATAGAAGATGTCTTAAAAGAGGCACTTATATAG
- a CDS encoding acetyl-CoA carboxylase biotin carboxylase subunit: protein MKKIQKVLIANRGEIALRIIRACKELDIKSVAIFSEVDIEGVWVRKADECYPIMGDVVQAYLDYEKIISIAKKSDCDAIHPGYGFLSENADFARACEENGIIFIGPKPEHIELFGDKMASKVAMKKVGVPVLEGTDEPISDPAEASKIAKEIGFPVIIKAAFGGGGRGMRIVREEKDFKELYESASNEALKYFGRGETFIEKYVENPRHIEIQIIADKYGNVLHLGERDCSIQRRHQKVIEIAPSPRLNNEARKELYRIATKAMFKLGYESVGTVEFLLDPDDNIYFIEMNTRVQVEHPVTETITGVDIIQRMIQIAEGDKMIFLQEEINFRGYSIEFRINAENPLKGFMPSVGTVNKYLTPGGPGVRLDSALYTGYKVPPNYDSMVGKLIVWAIDWEGCVKKAKRALDEFYIEGFPTNIPLHREIVRDQDFKDGKFTTNYLDTKMDIFTLNSQDNIQEEEGKIENLKKLIDTINSKKIATRH from the coding sequence ATGAAAAAGATTCAAAAAGTGCTTATTGCAAATAGAGGAGAGATTGCATTAAGAATTATTAGAGCTTGTAAAGAGCTTGATATAAAAAGTGTTGCAATTTTTTCTGAGGTTGATATTGAAGGTGTTTGGGTAAGAAAAGCTGATGAATGTTACCCAATTATGGGAGATGTTGTACAAGCATATTTAGATTATGAAAAAATTATTTCTATAGCTAAAAAATCTGATTGTGATGCTATTCACCCTGGATATGGATTTCTAAGTGAAAATGCTGATTTTGCTAGAGCTTGTGAAGAGAATGGTATTATTTTTATTGGACCAAAACCAGAACACATAGAACTTTTTGGAGATAAAATGGCTTCAAAAGTAGCTATGAAAAAAGTTGGAGTACCTGTACTTGAAGGAACAGATGAGCCAATTAGTGACCCAGCTGAAGCTTCTAAAATTGCAAAAGAAATTGGGTTCCCTGTTATCATCAAAGCTGCATTTGGTGGTGGTGGAAGAGGTATGAGAATAGTTAGAGAAGAAAAAGATTTTAAAGAATTATACGAAAGTGCTTCAAATGAAGCTTTAAAATACTTTGGTAGAGGAGAAACATTTATAGAAAAATATGTTGAAAATCCTAGACATATTGAGATACAAATTATTGCTGATAAATATGGAAATGTTTTACACTTAGGTGAAAGAGATTGTTCTATTCAAAGAAGACACCAAAAAGTTATCGAAATTGCTCCATCTCCAAGACTAAACAATGAAGCAAGAAAAGAGCTTTATAGAATTGCAACAAAAGCTATGTTCAAACTGGGATATGAAAGTGTTGGAACAGTTGAATTCTTACTAGATCCAGATGACAATATCTATTTTATTGAAATGAATACTAGAGTTCAAGTTGAGCATCCAGTAACTGAAACTATCACTGGGGTTGATATTATTCAAAGAATGATTCAAATTGCTGAAGGTGATAAGATGATATTCTTACAAGAAGAGATTAACTTTAGAGGTTACTCTATAGAATTTAGAATAAATGCTGAAAATCCTCTAAAAGGATTTATGCCATCAGTTGGAACTGTAAATAAATACTTAACTCCAGGAGGACCTGGTGTAAGACTTGATTCAGCACTGTACACTGGATATAAAGTTCCACCAAATTATGATTCAATGGTAGGAAAACTGATAGTTTGGGCTATTGATTGGGAAGGTTGTGTAAAAAAAGCAAAAAGAGCTTTAGATGAATTCTATATTGAAGGTTTCCCTACAAATATTCCTCTACATAGAGAAATTGTAAGAGATCAAGATTTTAAAGATGGAAAATTTACTACAAACTATCTTGACACAAAAATGGATATTTTTACTTTAAACAGCCAAGATAACATTCAAGAAGAAGAAGGAAAAATTGAAAATCTTAAAAAACTAATAGATACTATTAACTCTAAAAAAATTGCTACAAGACACTAA
- a CDS encoding PAS domain-containing protein yields MSKETTFSKEIIIVTETDEKGIIIFANDDFCKVSGYLLCELVGKPHNLVRHEDMPKEVFRNLWETIKSGKIWKGIVKNKTKDGGFYWVNATVYSSQNVNGELRYISVRVKPTQEEILNATKLYLK; encoded by the coding sequence ATGTCAAAAGAAACAACATTTAGTAAAGAAATAATAATTGTGACTGAAACAGATGAAAAAGGAATTATTATTTTTGCAAATGATGATTTTTGTAAAGTATCAGGGTATTTGTTATGTGAATTGGTAGGAAAACCTCATAATTTAGTAAGACATGAAGATATGCCTAAAGAAGTTTTTAGGAATTTATGGGAAACCATCAAAAGTGGAAAAATTTGGAAAGGAATAGTAAAAAACAAAACTAAAGATGGTGGATTTTATTGGGTAAATGCAACTGTTTACTCATCTCAAAATGTAAATGGAGAATTAAGATATATTTCTGTTAGAGTAAAGCCAACACAAGAAGAAATATTAAATGCTACAAAATTATATTTGAAATAG
- a CDS encoding metal-sulfur cluster assembly factor has translation MAIFNKDEIKERVIENLKKVYDPEIPVDIYNLGLIYKIELEERENYLFCEIDMTLTSPSCPVADSLIEQVRYVAIAVDEIDEAKVNLVFEPIWEPTMMSEDAKEIMGASGAAITF, from the coding sequence ATGGCAATTTTTAATAAAGATGAAATAAAAGAGAGAGTTATAGAAAATTTAAAAAAAGTTTATGACCCTGAAATTCCAGTTGATATTTATAATTTAGGACTTATTTATAAAATAGAACTTGAAGAGAGAGAAAACTATTTATTTTGTGAAATAGATATGACACTTACTAGCCCCTCTTGTCCTGTTGCTGATAGCTTAATTGAACAAGTAAGATATGTAGCAATTGCTGTTGATGAAATAGATGAAGCAAAAGTAAACTTAGTATTTGAACCTATCTGGGAACCAACTATGATGAGTGAAGATGCAAAAGAAATTATGGGAGCAAGTGGAGCTGCAATAACTTTTTAA